A genomic segment from Synchiropus splendidus isolate RoL2022-P1 chromosome 18, RoL_Sspl_1.0, whole genome shotgun sequence encodes:
- the tns2a gene encoding tensin-2 isoform X2, which yields MGCVLSSDWCGVEEVQPVPVVRNQSVKRRSLDRRDSGRMRLVKAGKGEPHAFKEKTFKKKRQCSVCHQNIDNIGSFCRGCKTASHRKCEAKVTSPCIPAPSNDLQRRGTTPSRHIQHMGSTKSLTYTKQRNTLPRSFSVDRVMERVMERHYDFDLTYITERIISVFFPPKLEEQRYRLNVKEVAAMLKSKHQDKFLLLNLSERRHDISRLNTKVHDFGWPDLHAPPLDKICAICKAMETWLTSDPQHVVVLHCKGNKGKTGVIVAAYMHYSKISAGADQALSTLAMRKFCEDKVSSSLQPSQNRYIYYFGGLLSGAIKMNSSPLFLHQVLIPSLPNFQGEGGYFPFLKIYQSMQLVYTSGIYDLQGTGGRRLCVTIEPALLLKGDIMVKCYHRRAQSAHRDTVFRLQFHTCTVHGAQLWFGKGELDDACTDERFPSDATVEFVFSSGPERAKGREYQKNDPAVTVDYNTADPVVRWDSYENFNQRYQDSLEDIAHTRGPVDGSLYAQIKKRRGPGSGSLTSTNGSSPGPPEDRPDHISPHRSESTLSNHSMNLNQSPFHPDHQEEPVRPPPPTRQEREELERLLGGIEGNRDAERETAILDDGDSLPSERTGTLRLSRSCSCRDGYRSQRCAEPGCDRTLLMPNGYCLDRAPGINGHHGATPSTSPKTAAPPSHIDLCQHYSPHQSLPPPDLVWDRHTRCSEAPSLRHLCPYPSPDLPHSHSPHHHPLSAPPRLCCREEDYSPYHHSPPPHSHHHPYPHHPKPSNNPPYHDVVLMDGVSSAGCPCRDCSIRREDSAGYHSIRLDRGDSFHWDREAELHQREVGLRRAREAASDLPWERDPGLRRGRDLPLHWERDREAELQWERDREADYWHRREAIGSFGPQGHDLPSFTFDPLPSGHPAYPEASRSHAHSHLDLKYSSSSSGYQTPHQVCPCSPYQPSPSESRGYASGYQSESTSPLPPASCMSGPCSHSNGPVEHNPHHHHQADAHSCNCDSHTEGLRSSSDSVGWRDHIPHGSFKRVHKDGQAACSTPSDMSGPPTPVHTSSPLRTQESPSPGGREYEIRTTDIIGSDGEGSQPTEPESSDTRTHNHCTALTDSPKQILQQHCSSSTLSPRSSQDSGTSGQENPQHSPPVHQPCPLTVRQSDPAEAAVVPSTVTHAEPQGLAQTPDSSKSPKPTSPPASRSVPTSPTRASGDCTDGCAPAEIPVPGFATLGRRLMLTGPDPQNHAHGHPPASDIHRRHCFSPHSPQLHPNYSTISIPLPHPQPPVPEKRAALPGPPSDGARPGSSSSTQLHVTFSPTVGEIAPPPTESEEVEPEDGSRVSVKFVQDSSRFWYKPGISREQAIRALKEREPGNFLIRDSNSFQGAYGLALKVATPPPNVSSHSSKGADPLDQLVRHFLIETGPRGVKIKGCQNEPYFGSLSALVYQHAITPISLPCALKILEKDLIGDVQEAQAVNNVSTAADLLKQGAACNVLFLNSVETESLTGPQAIAKATDATFGRSPRPSATVVQFKVTSQGITLTDSQRRVFFRRHYPVNSVTFSSVDPKDRRWTNSDSSAFKIFGFVAKKPGSSAENVCHLFAELDPEQPALAIVNFINKVMLSQRR from the exons gcggGGAAGGGAGAACCCCACGCCTTCAAGGAGAAAACCTTCAAGAAGAAGAGGCAGTGCAGCGTCTGTCACCAGAACATCGACAACATCGGCTCCTTCTGCAGAG gATGTAAGACAGCATCTCACAGGAAGTGTGAGGCAAAG GTGACCTCTCCATGCATCCCTGCTCCTTCCAATGACCTG CAACGCAGAGGGACGACTCCATCACGACACATCCAACACATG GGTTCCACAAAGTCTCTGACTTACACCAAGCAGCGAAACACGCTACCAAG GAGCTTCAGCGTGGATCGAGTGATGGAGCGCGTGATGGAGCGCCACTACGACTTCGACCTGACCTACATCACAGAGAGGATCATCTCCGTCTTCTTCCCTCCGAAGTTGGAGGAGCAGCGGTACCGGCTGAACGTGAAGGAAGTGGCCGCCatgctcaagtccaaacatcaaGATAAATTTCTG CTGCTGAACCTCTCGGAGCGGCGCCACGACATCAGCCGGCTCAACACCAAG GTTCACGACTTCGGCTGGCCCGACCTCCATGCCCCGCCACTGGATAAGATCTGTGCCATATGCAAAGCCATGGAGACGTGGCTGACCTCCGATCCCCAGCACGTGGTGGTCTTGCACTGCAAG GGCAACAAAGGAAAAACCGGAGTGATCGTCGCTGCCTACATGCACTACAGCAAGATCTCTGCAGG GGCGGACCAGGCGCTTAGCACTCTGGCCATGAGGAAGTTCTGCGAAGATAAAGTGTCTTCTTCCCTTCAGCCATCTCAAAACAG ATACATCTACTATTTCGGGGGCCTCCTCTCGGGGGCCATCAAGATGAACAGCAGccctctcttcctccaccaAGTTCTCATCCCTTCACTCCCCAACTTCCAGGGCGAAGGAG GATACTTTCCCTTCCTGAAGATCTACCAGTCCATGCAGCTGGTCTACACTTCAGGCATCTA TGACCTTCAAGGCACAGgggggcggcggctgtgtgtgacTATTGAACCAGCCCTGCTGCTGAAGGGGGACATCATG GTCAAGTGTTACCACAGGCGCGCTCAGAGTGCGCACAGAGACACGGTGTTTCGGCTGCAGTTCCACACCTGCACCGTTCACGGAGCCCAGCTCTGGTTTGGCAAGGGAGAGCTGGACGACGCCTGCACCG ATGAACGTTTTCCCTCTGATGCGACAGTGGAGTTTGTCTTCTCCTCTGGACCTGAACGAGCCAAAG GGCGTGAATACCAAAAGAACGACCCGGCTGTTACTGTGGACTACAACACTGCCGACCCGGTGGTGCGATGGGATTCTTACGAGAACTTCAACCAGCGGTACCAGGACAGTCTAGAAG ACATCGCTCACACCAGAGGCCCTGTTGATGGAAGCCTCTATGCTCAGATCAAGAAGCGGCGCGGCCCGGGTTCTGGCTCTCTGACTTCAACCAATGGCAGCAGCCCTGGACCTCCAGAGGACAGACCTGATCACATCAGCCCGCATCGTTCAGAATCCACGCTATCAAACCATTCCATGAATTTGAACCAGTCACCGTTTCACCCCGACCACCAGGAGGAGCCAGTGCGCCCACCTCCTCCCACACGACAGGAACGAGAAGAACTGGAGCGACTCCTGGGAGGCATAGAGGGCAACCGGGACGCGGAACGTGAGACCGCCATCCTGGACGATGGGGATTCGTTGCCGTCGGAGCGAACTGGGACGCTGAGACTGAGTCGGTCGTGCTCCTGCAGGGATGGTTATCGCTCGCAGCGCTGTGCAGAGCCTGGCTGCGACCGCACCCTCCTCATGCCCAACGGTTACTGCCTGGACCGGGCTCCAGGTATCAATGGTCACCACGGGGCAACACCTTCGACCAGCCCCAAAACAGCTGCCCCTCCCTCTCACATCGACCTATGCCAACACTACAGTCCACACCAGTCACTTCCACCTCCGGACCTAGTGTGGGACCGACACACCAGATGCTCTGAAGCTCCCTCTCTGCGTCATCTCTGCCCCTACCCCTCACCAGACCTGCCACACTCCCATAGCCCCCATCATCACCCGCTGTCTGCACCGCCACGCTTGTGTTGTCGAGAGGAGGACTACAGCCCCTACCACCACTCCCCTCCGCCTCATAGCCACCATCACCCGTACCCACATCACCCAAAACCCTCCAACAACCCACCCTATCACGATGTAGTGCTGATGGACGGGGTCTCGTCCGCTGGCTGTCCTTGCAGGGACTGCAGCATCAGAAGAGAAGACTCAGCAGGATATCATTCCATCAGGCTGGATCGAGGCGACAGCTTCCACTGGGACAGGGAGGCAGAGCTCCATCAGAGAGAGGTGGGGCTGAGGAGAGCCAGAGAGGCCGCCTCGGACCTTCCATGGGAGAGAGACCCAGGACTTAGGCGAGGTCGAGATCTGCCTCTACACTGGGAGCGCGACAGGGAGGCGGAGCTCCAGTGGGAGAGGGACAGGGAGGCAGACTATTGGCATAGGAGGGAGGCCATAGGATCATTTGGCCCACAGGGTCATGACTTACCCTCCTTTACCTTTGACCCATTGCCATCGGGCCACCCTGCGTACCCAGAGGCCTCACGTTCTCATGCCCATTCCCACCTGGACCTGaagtacagcagcagcagcagcgggtaCCAAACACCCCACCAGGTCTGCCCATGTTCTCCGTACCAACCCTCACCCTCGGAAAGTCGAGGCTATGCCTCCGGCTACCAGTCTGAGTCCACTTCCCCTCTGCCTCCTGCCTCCTGCATGTCAGGTCCGTGCAGCCACAGTAACGGCCCAGTGGAGCACAAcccccaccaccatcaccaggcAGATGCACACTCATGCAACTGTGACTCACACACAG AGGGACTCCGCAGTTCCAGTGACAGCGTGGGCTGGAGGGATCACATCCCCCACGGTTCCTTTAAGAGGGTCCACAAAGACGGCCAAGCTGCCTGCTCCACACCGTCCGACATGTCTGGACCACCCACCCCGGTCCACACCAGTAGTCCTCTGCGTACGCAAGAGAG TCCGAGCCCAGGAGGGAGAGAGTATGAGATCCGGACCACGGACATCATCGGCAGTGACGGCGAGGGCTCGCAGCCCACAGAGCCAGAGTCCTCAGACACTCGCACCCACAACCACTGCACTGCCTTGACAGACTCTCCGAAACAGATCCTACAGCAGCACTGCAGCTCCAGTACACTGTCACCCCGGTCCTCACAAGACTCTGGGACATCTGGTCAGGAGAACCCCCAGCACTCACCACCAGTGCACCAACCGTGTCCACTCACCGTTCGGCAGTCCGACCCGGCCGAGGCTGCTGTCGTGCCTTCTACTGTGACTCATGCTGAACCCCAGGGTCTGGCCCAGACTCCAGACTCCAGTAAATCCCCCAAGCCCACCTCGCCCCCCGCCTCCAGAAGCGTGCCTACCTCTCCGACCAGAGCTTCAGGAGACTGCACAGACGGCTGTGCCCCGGCCGAAATCCCAGTTCCAGGCTTCGCCACCTTGGGTAGAAGACTGATGCTGACTGGGCCTGATCCTCAGAACCACGCACACGGGCACCCCCCGGCTTCTGACATTCACCGGAGGCATTGCTTCTCCCCtcactctccacagctgcacCCCAACTACTCCACCATCTCCATCCCTCTACCGCACCCCCAGCCACCTGTGCCGGAGAAGAGAGCGGCTCTGCCGGGTCCACCCAGCGACGGGGCGAGGCCcgggtccagcagcagcacacagcTTCACGTCACCTTCTCGCCCACCGTGGGGGAGATAGCCCCGCCCCCCACTGAGTCAGAGGAAGTGGAGCCCGAGGATGGAAGCAGGGTCAGTGTGAAGTTTGTGCAGGACAGTTCCAGGTTCTGGTACAAGCCCGGAATCTCCCGAGAGCAAG CTATCAGAGCTCTGAAGGAGCGGGAGCCAGGGAACTTCCTCATCCGGGACAGCAACTCCTTCCAGGGTGCCTATGGTTTGGCTCTGAAGGTGGCGACTCCTCCTCCAAACGTCAGCTCCCACAGCAGCAAAG GGGCGGATCCTCTGGACCAGCTGGTCAGGCACTTCCTGATAGAGACCGGCCCTCGCGGTGTCAAGATTAAAGGCTGTCAGAATGAGCCGTATTTCG ggAGTCTGTCAGCGTTGGTCTACCAGCACGCCATCACGCCCATCTCCCTGCCCTGCGCCCTGAAGATCCTGGAGAAAG ATCTGATCGGCGACGTGCAGGAAGCCCAAGCGGTCAACAACGTTAGCACGGCGGCCGACTTGCTGAAGCAAGGAGCAG CTTGTAACGTCCTCTTCCTGAACTCTGTGGAGACCGAATCCCTGACCGGCCCGCAGGCCATCGCCAAGGCGACCGACGCTACGTTCGGCCGGAGCCCACGGCCCTCGGCGACCGTGGTCCAGTTCAAGGTCACATCGCAGGGCATCACGCTGACTGACAGCCAGCGCAG GGTTTTCTTTCGAAGGCATTACCCGGTGAACAGTGTGACCTTCAGCAGCGTCGACCCAAAAGACAGGAG GTGGACTAACTCAGATTCTTCTGCCTTTAA GATCTTTGGTTTCGTAGCGAAGAAGCCCGGCAGCTCAGCTGAGAACGTCTGCCATCTGTTCGCGGAGCTGGACCCAGAACAACCGGCCCTGGCCATTGTCAACTTCATCAACAAAGTCATGTTGTCACAGCGCCGGTAG
- the tns2a gene encoding tensin-2 isoform X1 has translation MGCVLSSDWCGVEEVQPVPVVRNQSVKRRSLDRRDSGRMRLVKAGKGEPHAFKEKTFKKKRQCSVCHQNIDNIGSFCRGCKTASHRKCEAKVTSPCIPAPSNDLQRRGTTPSRHIQHMGSTKSLTYTKQRNTLPRSFSVDRVMERVMERHYDFDLTYITERIISVFFPPKLEEQRYRLNVKEVAAMLKSKHQDKFLLLNLSERRHDISRLNTKVHDFGWPDLHAPPLDKICAICKAMETWLTSDPQHVVVLHCKGNKGKTGVIVAAYMHYSKISAGADQALSTLAMRKFCEDKVSSSLQPSQNRYIYYFGGLLSGAIKMNSSPLFLHQVLIPSLPNFQGEGGYFPFLKIYQSMQLVYTSGIYDLQGTGGRRLCVTIEPALLLKGDIMVKCYHRRAQSAHRDTVFRLQFHTCTVHGAQLWFGKGELDDACTDERFPSDATVEFVFSSGPERAKGREYQKNDPAVTVDYNTADPVVRWDSYENFNQRYQDSLEDIAHTRGPVDGSLYAQIKKRRGPGSGSLTSTNGSSPGPPEDRPDHISPHRSESTLSNHSMNLNQSPFHPDHQEEPVRPPPPTRQEREELERLLGGIEGNRDAERETAILDDGDSLPSERTGTLRLSRSCSCRDGYRSQRCAEPGCDRTLLMPNGYCLDRAPGINGHHGATPSTSPKTAAPPSHIDLCQHYSPHQSLPPPDLVWDRHTRCSEAPSLRHLCPYPSPDLPHSHSPHHHPLSAPPRLCCREEDYSPYHHSPPPHSHHHPYPHHPKPSNNPPYHDVVLMDGVSSAGCPCRDCSIRREDSAGYHSIRLDRGDSFHWDREAELHQREVGLRRAREAASDLPWERDPGLRRGRDLPLHWERDREAELQWERDREADYWHRREAIGSFGPQGHDLPSFTFDPLPSGHPAYPEASRSHAHSHLDLKYSSSSSGYQTPHQVCPCSPYQPSPSESRGYASGYQSESTSPLPPASCMSGPCSHSNGPVEHNPHHHHQADAHSCNCDSHTEGLRSSSDSVGWRDHIPHGSFKRVHKDGQAACSTPSDMSGPPTPVHTSSPLRTQESPSPGGREYEIRTTDIIGSDGEGSQPTEPESSDTRTHNHCTALTDSPKQILQQHCSSSTLSPRSSQDSGTSGQENPQHSPPVHQPCPLTVRQSDPAEAAVVPSTVTHAEPQGLAQTPDSSKSPKPTSPPASRSVPTSPTRASGDCTDGCAPAEIPVPGFATLGRRLMLTGPDPQNHAHGHPPASDIHRRHCFSPHSPQLHPNYSTISIPLPHPQPPVPEKRAALPGPPSDGARPGSSSSTQLHVTFSPTVGEIAPPPTESEEVEPEDGSRVSVKFVQDSSRFWYKPGISREQAIRALKEREPGNFLIRDSNSFQGAYGLALKVATPPPNVSSHSSKGAPMSFLCQSLSGITFSGPAAGADPLDQLVRHFLIETGPRGVKIKGCQNEPYFGSLSALVYQHAITPISLPCALKILEKDLIGDVQEAQAVNNVSTAADLLKQGAACNVLFLNSVETESLTGPQAIAKATDATFGRSPRPSATVVQFKVTSQGITLTDSQRRVFFRRHYPVNSVTFSSVDPKDRRWTNSDSSAFKIFGFVAKKPGSSAENVCHLFAELDPEQPALAIVNFINKVMLSQRR, from the exons gcggGGAAGGGAGAACCCCACGCCTTCAAGGAGAAAACCTTCAAGAAGAAGAGGCAGTGCAGCGTCTGTCACCAGAACATCGACAACATCGGCTCCTTCTGCAGAG gATGTAAGACAGCATCTCACAGGAAGTGTGAGGCAAAG GTGACCTCTCCATGCATCCCTGCTCCTTCCAATGACCTG CAACGCAGAGGGACGACTCCATCACGACACATCCAACACATG GGTTCCACAAAGTCTCTGACTTACACCAAGCAGCGAAACACGCTACCAAG GAGCTTCAGCGTGGATCGAGTGATGGAGCGCGTGATGGAGCGCCACTACGACTTCGACCTGACCTACATCACAGAGAGGATCATCTCCGTCTTCTTCCCTCCGAAGTTGGAGGAGCAGCGGTACCGGCTGAACGTGAAGGAAGTGGCCGCCatgctcaagtccaaacatcaaGATAAATTTCTG CTGCTGAACCTCTCGGAGCGGCGCCACGACATCAGCCGGCTCAACACCAAG GTTCACGACTTCGGCTGGCCCGACCTCCATGCCCCGCCACTGGATAAGATCTGTGCCATATGCAAAGCCATGGAGACGTGGCTGACCTCCGATCCCCAGCACGTGGTGGTCTTGCACTGCAAG GGCAACAAAGGAAAAACCGGAGTGATCGTCGCTGCCTACATGCACTACAGCAAGATCTCTGCAGG GGCGGACCAGGCGCTTAGCACTCTGGCCATGAGGAAGTTCTGCGAAGATAAAGTGTCTTCTTCCCTTCAGCCATCTCAAAACAG ATACATCTACTATTTCGGGGGCCTCCTCTCGGGGGCCATCAAGATGAACAGCAGccctctcttcctccaccaAGTTCTCATCCCTTCACTCCCCAACTTCCAGGGCGAAGGAG GATACTTTCCCTTCCTGAAGATCTACCAGTCCATGCAGCTGGTCTACACTTCAGGCATCTA TGACCTTCAAGGCACAGgggggcggcggctgtgtgtgacTATTGAACCAGCCCTGCTGCTGAAGGGGGACATCATG GTCAAGTGTTACCACAGGCGCGCTCAGAGTGCGCACAGAGACACGGTGTTTCGGCTGCAGTTCCACACCTGCACCGTTCACGGAGCCCAGCTCTGGTTTGGCAAGGGAGAGCTGGACGACGCCTGCACCG ATGAACGTTTTCCCTCTGATGCGACAGTGGAGTTTGTCTTCTCCTCTGGACCTGAACGAGCCAAAG GGCGTGAATACCAAAAGAACGACCCGGCTGTTACTGTGGACTACAACACTGCCGACCCGGTGGTGCGATGGGATTCTTACGAGAACTTCAACCAGCGGTACCAGGACAGTCTAGAAG ACATCGCTCACACCAGAGGCCCTGTTGATGGAAGCCTCTATGCTCAGATCAAGAAGCGGCGCGGCCCGGGTTCTGGCTCTCTGACTTCAACCAATGGCAGCAGCCCTGGACCTCCAGAGGACAGACCTGATCACATCAGCCCGCATCGTTCAGAATCCACGCTATCAAACCATTCCATGAATTTGAACCAGTCACCGTTTCACCCCGACCACCAGGAGGAGCCAGTGCGCCCACCTCCTCCCACACGACAGGAACGAGAAGAACTGGAGCGACTCCTGGGAGGCATAGAGGGCAACCGGGACGCGGAACGTGAGACCGCCATCCTGGACGATGGGGATTCGTTGCCGTCGGAGCGAACTGGGACGCTGAGACTGAGTCGGTCGTGCTCCTGCAGGGATGGTTATCGCTCGCAGCGCTGTGCAGAGCCTGGCTGCGACCGCACCCTCCTCATGCCCAACGGTTACTGCCTGGACCGGGCTCCAGGTATCAATGGTCACCACGGGGCAACACCTTCGACCAGCCCCAAAACAGCTGCCCCTCCCTCTCACATCGACCTATGCCAACACTACAGTCCACACCAGTCACTTCCACCTCCGGACCTAGTGTGGGACCGACACACCAGATGCTCTGAAGCTCCCTCTCTGCGTCATCTCTGCCCCTACCCCTCACCAGACCTGCCACACTCCCATAGCCCCCATCATCACCCGCTGTCTGCACCGCCACGCTTGTGTTGTCGAGAGGAGGACTACAGCCCCTACCACCACTCCCCTCCGCCTCATAGCCACCATCACCCGTACCCACATCACCCAAAACCCTCCAACAACCCACCCTATCACGATGTAGTGCTGATGGACGGGGTCTCGTCCGCTGGCTGTCCTTGCAGGGACTGCAGCATCAGAAGAGAAGACTCAGCAGGATATCATTCCATCAGGCTGGATCGAGGCGACAGCTTCCACTGGGACAGGGAGGCAGAGCTCCATCAGAGAGAGGTGGGGCTGAGGAGAGCCAGAGAGGCCGCCTCGGACCTTCCATGGGAGAGAGACCCAGGACTTAGGCGAGGTCGAGATCTGCCTCTACACTGGGAGCGCGACAGGGAGGCGGAGCTCCAGTGGGAGAGGGACAGGGAGGCAGACTATTGGCATAGGAGGGAGGCCATAGGATCATTTGGCCCACAGGGTCATGACTTACCCTCCTTTACCTTTGACCCATTGCCATCGGGCCACCCTGCGTACCCAGAGGCCTCACGTTCTCATGCCCATTCCCACCTGGACCTGaagtacagcagcagcagcagcgggtaCCAAACACCCCACCAGGTCTGCCCATGTTCTCCGTACCAACCCTCACCCTCGGAAAGTCGAGGCTATGCCTCCGGCTACCAGTCTGAGTCCACTTCCCCTCTGCCTCCTGCCTCCTGCATGTCAGGTCCGTGCAGCCACAGTAACGGCCCAGTGGAGCACAAcccccaccaccatcaccaggcAGATGCACACTCATGCAACTGTGACTCACACACAG AGGGACTCCGCAGTTCCAGTGACAGCGTGGGCTGGAGGGATCACATCCCCCACGGTTCCTTTAAGAGGGTCCACAAAGACGGCCAAGCTGCCTGCTCCACACCGTCCGACATGTCTGGACCACCCACCCCGGTCCACACCAGTAGTCCTCTGCGTACGCAAGAGAG TCCGAGCCCAGGAGGGAGAGAGTATGAGATCCGGACCACGGACATCATCGGCAGTGACGGCGAGGGCTCGCAGCCCACAGAGCCAGAGTCCTCAGACACTCGCACCCACAACCACTGCACTGCCTTGACAGACTCTCCGAAACAGATCCTACAGCAGCACTGCAGCTCCAGTACACTGTCACCCCGGTCCTCACAAGACTCTGGGACATCTGGTCAGGAGAACCCCCAGCACTCACCACCAGTGCACCAACCGTGTCCACTCACCGTTCGGCAGTCCGACCCGGCCGAGGCTGCTGTCGTGCCTTCTACTGTGACTCATGCTGAACCCCAGGGTCTGGCCCAGACTCCAGACTCCAGTAAATCCCCCAAGCCCACCTCGCCCCCCGCCTCCAGAAGCGTGCCTACCTCTCCGACCAGAGCTTCAGGAGACTGCACAGACGGCTGTGCCCCGGCCGAAATCCCAGTTCCAGGCTTCGCCACCTTGGGTAGAAGACTGATGCTGACTGGGCCTGATCCTCAGAACCACGCACACGGGCACCCCCCGGCTTCTGACATTCACCGGAGGCATTGCTTCTCCCCtcactctccacagctgcacCCCAACTACTCCACCATCTCCATCCCTCTACCGCACCCCCAGCCACCTGTGCCGGAGAAGAGAGCGGCTCTGCCGGGTCCACCCAGCGACGGGGCGAGGCCcgggtccagcagcagcacacagcTTCACGTCACCTTCTCGCCCACCGTGGGGGAGATAGCCCCGCCCCCCACTGAGTCAGAGGAAGTGGAGCCCGAGGATGGAAGCAGGGTCAGTGTGAAGTTTGTGCAGGACAGTTCCAGGTTCTGGTACAAGCCCGGAATCTCCCGAGAGCAAG CTATCAGAGCTCTGAAGGAGCGGGAGCCAGGGAACTTCCTCATCCGGGACAGCAACTCCTTCCAGGGTGCCTATGGTTTGGCTCTGAAGGTGGCGACTCCTCCTCCAAACGTCAGCTCCCACAGCAGCAAAGGTGCCCCCATGTCCTTTCTCTGCCAAAGTTTATCTGGCATTACCTTCAGTGGTCCTGCTGCAGGGGCGGATCCTCTGGACCAGCTGGTCAGGCACTTCCTGATAGAGACCGGCCCTCGCGGTGTCAAGATTAAAGGCTGTCAGAATGAGCCGTATTTCG ggAGTCTGTCAGCGTTGGTCTACCAGCACGCCATCACGCCCATCTCCCTGCCCTGCGCCCTGAAGATCCTGGAGAAAG ATCTGATCGGCGACGTGCAGGAAGCCCAAGCGGTCAACAACGTTAGCACGGCGGCCGACTTGCTGAAGCAAGGAGCAG CTTGTAACGTCCTCTTCCTGAACTCTGTGGAGACCGAATCCCTGACCGGCCCGCAGGCCATCGCCAAGGCGACCGACGCTACGTTCGGCCGGAGCCCACGGCCCTCGGCGACCGTGGTCCAGTTCAAGGTCACATCGCAGGGCATCACGCTGACTGACAGCCAGCGCAG GGTTTTCTTTCGAAGGCATTACCCGGTGAACAGTGTGACCTTCAGCAGCGTCGACCCAAAAGACAGGAG GTGGACTAACTCAGATTCTTCTGCCTTTAA GATCTTTGGTTTCGTAGCGAAGAAGCCCGGCAGCTCAGCTGAGAACGTCTGCCATCTGTTCGCGGAGCTGGACCCAGAACAACCGGCCCTGGCCATTGTCAACTTCATCAACAAAGTCATGTTGTCACAGCGCCGGTAG